GGCTGGCCGCCGGCTTCCACGCTGGCGGCCAGATCTCGCCAGGGGCGATGGGACCAGGCCAGCAGTGCGCCGGCGGCAACTTCCAGCCCGGCGGGGCCGGCGTAGGTAAGGGTGGGCAAGGCGAAGATCGTGTTGGTCACCGCGCCGGTTTCCACCAGATTGTCGATGCCGCGGGGGGGCGCGGCGGCGCGGAGCGGGTCGTCGGCGCCGGCGACGCTGGCCGCGGTATAGGCGGGCAGGTGTTGATCAAAGAGGAGGACGCCGGCCTGGTAGTTCGGGTCGAAGCGAAAGCGGTGCAGGTTGTCCGAGCGCGGGTCGGAGTCACCGGAGGCAAAGCCCGAGCGCAGCGCCAGGCTCAGTGCGCTGGGGCGATGGCGGACCTCCAGGTGCGCGGCGGCGCCGGCCGCATCGATGGCCACCGGAAGCTCCGGGGTGGCGCCATCGGCGCGGGTCGTCTCGCCACGCAGGTAGGCGGCTTCGGCGGCCACTTTAAATCGGAACGTGCCCCCCGGGGTATAGAACTGGTGGTTTCCGGCGAGGTCGAAGGCGGCCACGTTGAGGGTGGAGCCGTCGCGATCGCTTTGATCGCGATAGGCCAAATAGATCCCGACCTCGCTCGGAGCCGGGCGCCACAGAACCGAGGCGATGGCCTGGGTGGCGCGGTCGCCGGCGTTGATGTCGGCGTTTTCGTCGCGGATGACGACATCGGCGCCCACCGCCACCAGAAGATCATCAAGGGGGCTGCGGGAGTTCATCGCGCGGAAGGGCGCGGTGGCAAAGAGTAGTCGCGCTACGCGATCGCCGCCCACCTGCTGGGTGAACATCGTCTCGTGGTCGATATCGCCGTCGTTGGCCAGCAGACCCAGGCCCCAGTGGCTGGTCTGGAGGCCGGCCTGAAGCCGACCCACGGGGCTCTCCCAGCGTAGGAAGAGTTCTCGCGGGGCCAGGGTCTGGTCGGCGCCTCCGAGGACCGGATGGAAGTAGCGAGCGCCGTGGTCGCCAATCGCTGGTGGCGGCGGGTAGGCCCCGCCCAGGAGCGTTCCTGTGAGCAGGTCGGCGGAGGCCACGGCCTGGACCTCTCCCAGATCGATCGTCGCGCCCAGGCGGAGCTGTTGATAGAGACCCGAGCGCAGCCCCTCTTGAAGCGGTCGCTCCAGAGCGTCGGCGCTCAGTCGGTAGTGTCCCTCAACGCGAACCCCGGAGGTGGGGCGATCGTCGATGGGGATCAGGCGCGGTGGGGCCAGTTCCACGACCCGGGGCTCTTGGGAGGGCTGGCCGTCGGTGAGCCCGACACCGGGGAGCTGCGCGGCGGCGATGGACGAGCCCAGCGTGATGCCCAGCAGCGCGATCAGGGCGGAGGTCCGGGAAAGCGAGCCTCGCTCACAGAGAATATGAGTTCTTCGCATCGCGGGCGCTCCTGAAGCCATCACCGCACAGAAAATAACCATCAGCCAGAGACCATCTGGCGGCATCCTGTCACGGAGGACCGGGCCTCGCAACGCCTGCAGGGGAGGGCAGGCCTCGGCGCAGGGGTGTTCGATGCATGGAGGGAAGAAGGATTCGGGAAGATTGAGACTCTCTCTTGACCGCGCGGCGATACTTCATAATAGAGGAGTTGGTCCGTACCGCGTGAGACTCGTTTTCAAGGTTCCCCCGCAGAGGTAGAGCAATGAAGGCAGTTATTTACCGCTGGCTCGACGCGCTTTCGTACAAATGGATCCTCCCCCTGGCGCTCTTATTGGCGCTGGCTCCCGGTCTCCCCGAACCTCATCTTGTTGAGACAAGCCGCATGTTAGTGGGCGGCGAATTGACCAGGGCTGCCTACATCTTCGACTTTGTGATGCACAGTGCCGGGCTCTCGATTCTGGCGTTGAAGGTATTCGCAGACCTTTTTCGCTGGCTGCGCTCCACGACGCCCGCGCCCGCTCAGGCGGCGAGTTAGTCGGGGGCGTATTGAGCGTGAGCTTCGCGTCATCGTCCTGTGAGTTGGGCGCCGGAAGTCTCCCCAGGTCTGACCTACGGTCACGCAGTCTCCGGATACATCTGACCTAGGGACGTCGCAGAGTCTGACCTGCGGTCATGCTATGAGCTGACCTAGGGACGTCGCAAAGTCTGACCTGCGGTCATGCCATGAGCTGACCTAGGGACGTCGCAAAGTCTGACCTACGGTCACGCAGTCTCCCAGGTCTGACCTACGGTCACGCAGTCTCCCAGGTCTGCCCTACGGTCACGCAGTCTCCCAGGTCTGACCTACGGTCACGCAGTCTCCCAGGTCTGACCTACGGTCACGCAGTCTCCGGATACATCTGACCTAGGGACGTCGCAGAGTCTGACCTGCGGTCATGCCATGAGCTGACGTAGGGACGTCGCAAAGTCTGACTCTCGGTCGTTTCTCCGCCCCGGAGTTCCGGGGCGGAGAAACGACCGAGAGTGCTCGGAACGTGGAGGCTCGCTAAGTTCCCTGCCGCCGAGTACGCGGGCCTTAGGCCGGGTGCAGGGCTCGGGCGTGGTGGTGAATATGTTCGCCGATATACGTGGCGATGAAGTAGTAGGAGTGATCGTGGCCCGGACGCCTGCGCACATCGATCGGGTGGTTGACCTCTTCACAGGCACTCACCAGCAGCTCCGGCCGAAGCTGCTCCTCCAGAAACTGATCGTCTTCGCCCTGGTCAATGAGCAGTAAGAGGCGCTCGCTGGCCCCACGTACAAGCTCGGTAGCATCCCAGGACTTCCAGGTGTCGCGATCGTCGCCCAGATACGCGCTCAGTGCTTTCTCTCCCCAGGGCACACGGGTGGGGGCGACGATCGGTGAAAACGCCGATACGCTGCGGAAGCGTCCCGGGTTGCGCAGCGCCAGCACCAGCGCACCATGGCCCCCCATGGAATGGCCCGAGATGGCGCGCGCGTCGTTGGCCGGGAAGTTGGCCTCGATCAGCGCCGGTAACTCCTCGACCACATAGTCGTGCATCTGGTAGTGCGCCGCCCAGGGCGCGCGGGTGGCGTTGACGTAGAATCCGGCTCCTTTCCCCAGGTCATAGCCCTCGGCATCAGCCACGTCTTCACCGCGCGGGCTGGTATCGGGGGCGACCAGGATCACACCTTCCTCGGCCGCGTAGCGCTGGGCACCGGCCTTGGTGATGAAGTTCTGTTCGGTGCAGGTCAGGCCGCTAAGCCAGTAGAGCACCGGACAGGCCTGCGTCTCGGCCGCTGGGGGCAGGTACACCGCGAACTTCATCTCGCAGTTCAGGGTCGCGGAGTGATGCTTCCAGACCTCCTGACGTCCTCCAAAGCTGGCATAACTCTCTACACGTTCCATGACGTCTTCTCCGTAAAAGTCTCTGGCACCTGCGTGCGTGTATCGGTGACTTCGCTACTTGTGAGAAAGGGGCGCCGAGAAGGGCGCCCCTTTCTCCCGAAGCCCGGTTCAGAAGTGAATGACCGTACGGATCGACTCACCGGCGTGCATCAGGTCAAAGGCCTCATTGATGCGCTCCAGCGGCAGGGTGTGGGTGATAAAGGGATCCAGATCGAGCTTCCCACTCATGGCTTTTTCAACCATGCCCGGAAGCTCCGTGCGACCGCGCACGCCTCCAAAGGCCGAGCCCCGCCAGACCCGGCCGGTGACCAGCTGGAAGGGGCGCGTGCTGATCTCCTGACCGGCGCCGGCCACGCCGATGATCACCGACTCTCCCCACCCCTTGTGGCAGCATTCCAGGGCTGAGCGCATCACCTCGACGTTGCCGATGCACTCAAAGCTGTAATCGACGCCGCCGTCGGTCATCTCTACGAGCACTTCCTGAATCGGCTGCGAATGATCCTTCGGGTTGACCACGTCGGTGGCGCCGAGCTTCTGGGCCAGCTCAAACTTCTCCGGGTTCAGGTCCAC
This window of the Lujinxingia litoralis genome carries:
- the fghA gene encoding S-formylglutathione hydrolase; this encodes MERVESYASFGGRQEVWKHHSATLNCEMKFAVYLPPAAETQACPVLYWLSGLTCTEQNFITKAGAQRYAAEEGVILVAPDTSPRGEDVADAEGYDLGKGAGFYVNATRAPWAAHYQMHDYVVEELPALIEANFPANDARAISGHSMGGHGALVLALRNPGRFRSVSAFSPIVAPTRVPWGEKALSAYLGDDRDTWKSWDATELVRGASERLLLLIDQGEDDQFLEEQLRPELLVSACEEVNHPIDVRRRPGHDHSYYFIATYIGEHIHHHARALHPA